In Dioscorea cayenensis subsp. rotundata cultivar TDr96_F1 chromosome 9, TDr96_F1_v2_PseudoChromosome.rev07_lg8_w22 25.fasta, whole genome shotgun sequence, a genomic segment contains:
- the LOC120269148 gene encoding protein argonaute 16, with product MSSSNAAPEQTGQLQMPGPPKRYPMARPATGSAGQPIKLLSNHFHVVIGCPDAVFYHYNVSIKTEDGHAVEGKGIGRKIMDKLYETYSSELARKSFAYDGEKSFYTVGPLPQNIFEFLVVLEGSSARYRGGTADGGSPSGSGRKRSKCSHLAKTYKVAITYAAKIPMSSIKLALKASESEQAQDAIRVLDIILRQEQAKRGCLLVRQSFFSATNANCTDLGGGVSGCRGFHSSFCATQAGLSLNMDVSTTIVLTPGPVIDFLLANQNVREPRYIDWVKAKRMLRNLRVKTRHTNMEFKIIGLSEMPCSQQLFTMKVRGSSVDGETMEITVDKYFANHHNIELAWSAHVPCLNVGKPKRPNYLPIELCTLVPLQRYTKALSGQQRASLVEKSRQKPLERIRVTSDAVKNNLYDQDPMLASCGISIKKELISLDGRVLTAPVLKVGNMEDCIPRNGRWNFNNKRLYDPVRIGRWAIVNFSARCDLSYISRELINCGRIKGIHIDQPLSLLEEDRRWVRAGPVVRVEKMLASLEARIKEKPQLILCVLPERKNCDIYGPWKKKNLHDFGVITQCIAPGRINDQYLTNVLLKINAKLGGINSLLAVEHTPCIPLINNIPTIILGMDVSHGSPGRSDVPSIAAVVSSRNWPFISRYRASVSTQAPKVEMIDCLYKSLPDGKDGGLMRKLFLDFYRTSNYQKPQQIIIFRDGVSESQFDQVLNFELNQIIKAYVGLGGSELPKVTYIVAQKTHHTKLFQDGRHENVPAGTVVDTKVVHPRHYDFYMTSHAGVIGTSRPTHYHVLLDEIGFAVDDLQKLVHSLSYVYQRSTSAVSLVAPIYYAHLAAYQMSQFVKFEDADNSSGNESNADGNAAVPELPQLHEDVEASMFFC from the exons ATGTCTTCTTCAAATGCCGCCCCTGAACAAACAGGGCAATTGCAGATGCCAGGTCCTCCAAAACGCTACCCAATGGCTAGGCCAGCTACAGGTAGCGCTGGGCAACCAATCAAATTACTTTCTAATCACTTCCATGTTGTTATTGGTTGCCCAGATGCAGTTTTCTACCACTATAAT GTCTCTATTAAAACTGAAGATGGACATGCTGTTGAGGGAAAAGGGATTGGTAGAAAGATAATGGACAAGCTCTATGAGACATATAGCTCAGAGCTTGCAAGAAAAAGTTTTGCCTATGATGGTGAGAAAAGTTTCTATACTGTAGGCCCACTTCCACAAAACATTTTTGAGTTTCTTGTTGTGTTAGAAGGATCATCAGCCAG gtATCGTGGTGGAACTGCTGATGGTGGAAGTCCTAGTGGAAGTGGTCGAAAGAGGTCAAAGTGCTCCCATCTTGCAAAAACATATAAAGTTGCGATAACTTATGCTGCGAAAATTCCCATGAGTTCTATCAAGCTTGCACTCAAAGCAAGTGAATCTGAGCAAGCCCAAGATGCTATAAGAGTACTTGACATTATTTTAAGACAAGAACAGGCAAAGAG GGGCTGCCTTCTTGTCAGACAATCTTTTTTCAGTGCTACGAATGCCAACTGCACTGATTTGGGTGGGGGTGTCTCTGGATGCCGAGGGTTCCACTCAAGCTTTTGTGCAACTCAGGCTGGATTATCATTGAACATGG ATGTTTCAACTACAATAGTCTTGACTCCTGGTCCAGTCATAGACTTTTTACTTGCTAATCAGAATGTAAGGGAACCTCGTTACATTGATTGGGTTAAG GCaaaaaggatgctaagaaaTTTAAGGGTGAAGACTAGACACACTAACATGGAATTTAAGATTATTGGATTGAGTGAGATGCCATGCAGCCAACAATT GTTCACAATGAAAGTGAGAGGGTCCAGTGTAGATGGGGAGACTATGGAGATCACTGTGGATAAATACTTTGCTAACCATCATAATATTGAACTAGCATGGTCAGCACATGTCCCTTGCCTTAATGTGGGAAAGCCAAAGCGCCCAAATTACCTTCCAATTGAG TTATGTACCCTTGTGCCATTGCAACGCTACACAAAAGCATTATCTGGTCAGCAACGAGCTTCATTAGTAGAAAAATCAAGGCAGAAGCCTCTAGAGCGTATAAGGGTTACATCGGAt GCAGTAAAAAACAATCTGTATGATCAAGATCCTATGTTGGCCTCATGTGGTATTTCTATCAAGAAGGAACTCATAAGCTTGGATGGTCGTGTCCTTACAGCACCAGTG CTGAAGGTGGGGAATATGGAAGATTGCATTCCTCGTAATGGGCGTTGGAATTTCAACAACAAG AGACTTTATGATCCTGTAAGAATTGGGAGATGGGCTATTGTAAACTTTTCTGCCCGTTGCGATTTGAGTTATATTTCGAGGGAGCTTATAAATTGTGGAAGAATTAAAGGCATT CATATTGATCAACCATTATCCTTACTTGAAGAAGATCGACGATGGGTTAGAGCCGGGCCAGTTGTTAGAGTTGAGAAGATGCTTGCTTCGTTGGAGGCAAGGATTAAAGAGAAGCCTCAATTAATTCTTTGTGTTCTGCCGGAAAGAAAAAACTGTGATATTTATG GTCCCTGGAAGAAGAAAAATCTCCATGATTTTGGTGTAATCACTCAGTGCATTGCTCCTGGAAGGATTAATGACCAGTATTTGACCAATGTTCTCCTGAAGATCAATGCCAAG CTTGGTGGCATAAACTCTTTATTGGCTGTGGAACACACTCCTTGTATCCccttaattaataatattccTACGATAATTTTGGGGATGGATGTGTCCCATGGATCTCCTGGTCGATCAGATGTCCCATCAATAGCAGCA GTTGTAAGTTCTAGAAATTGGCCTTTCATATCACGTTATAGAGCATCAGTAAGTACGCAGGCACCAAAAGTGGAAATGATTGATTGCTTATACAAGTCTCTCCCTGATGGAAAAGATGGGGGACTTATGAG GAAGCTGTTTTTGGACTTCTATCGAACCAGTAATTATCAAAAACCCCAACAGATTATAATTTTCAG GGATGGTGTAAGTGAATCTCAGTTTGATCAAGTGCTGAATTTCGAGCTCAACCAAATCATAAAG GCTTATGTAGGATTAGGCGGTAGTGAACTTCCAAAGGTCACTTATATCGTAGCTCAGAAGACCCACCACACAAAATTATTTCAAGATGGTCGCCATGAGAATGTTCCAGCTG GAACTGTTGTGGACACGAAGGTGGTTCACCCAAGGCACTATGATTTCTACATGACATCGCATGCAGGAGTGATA GGTACATCAAGACCTACACATTATCATGTGTTGCTTGACGAGATTGGTTTTGCGGTTGATGATCTACAAAAGCTCGTGCATTCTCTTTCTTATGT GTACCAAAGGAGCACTTCTGCTGTATCTCTCG TGGCTCCTATCTACTACGCGCATCTAGCAGCATATCAGATGTCTCAATTCGTTAAGTTCGAGGATGCCGATAACTCTTCTGGCAATGAATCAAATGCAGATGGAAATGCTGCTGTTCCGGAGCTTCCCCAACTTCATGAAGATGTCGAAGCATCCATGTTTTTCTGCTGA